Proteins found in one Planococcus citri chromosome 2, ihPlaCitr1.1, whole genome shotgun sequence genomic segment:
- the LOC135834723 gene encoding uncharacterized protein LOC135834723, which produces MFSIFRGHTHLSKKLYSIYGGRVTITLPNLQSYVDFSTNTSHAQKGGSSRDYCDFSKQMLHTHSHNDILKPVSFSFPTHPDFSQKSRHNHANIETKLFSTYQKHSDFSKKLSSTSTDEMDLISTLVEEWTKRYDSLGEPNAHTVCSILSALSRFHVFDKKWNKRDEENFKLLIVRTVVKANQLFDTNRQSVYTLKPWQIANTLNALSGWNVFRKDIWNVTVQVHGKEVTAVQVFESVIVKLIHQGNRLLDPRNKTVGQFDFNAVANSLNALYKWHKNELEGSREFIVQLMKQGRTASGGFASTQRNMEDEKYICMGVAKTLKAMSNWHNEELQGSREFVTQVLAKGTSLANKCNAVEIALSLNALSKWNINDFQEARRFIVLLIKRGNAIIDQFNCQGISNCLNALCKWNINELQGSKEFISQLVKRGSATAKGFNAQNISNSLNAVCKWNMDEIQGIRKFIVELVECGNVSVNMFNSQEVSNALNAFSKWNIDDLEGAKKFINQLIERGHSTIDGFDSQEIANSLNALSKWSIEEFQGSKEFITSLVQRGSATIGGFHSQEIASSLNALSKWTIDELPGTTEFIVQLLKQGSCMAFEFNSRGISNCLNAFSKWNIDEYPGSKDFIIQLLKRGITTSDESTPLHIAISLNALSKWEINELPGARKFIVELIQRGSSTVGRFDSQNIANSLNALSKWNVDEFEGSKEFIMQLVKRGNSIIDSFDSQATGNCLNALSKWNTNDFEGCEEFIVKLIERGSFIIGGFDHQAVAASLNALSKLKVDTLKGARQFVDLLGERGCSTVDQFQPQEIANSLNALSKCNINEFQATSEFIFRLIKRGHSTVDNFDSQNIANSLNALSKWHIDEFKGSKKFIVELIRCGNLLVNEFTPVQIAVTLNALSKWNIVGDFFETREFIDLLSERGCSTVDKFQPLEIANSLNALSKCDINELRRTGEFIVRLIKRGHSTVDKFNSIDITNSLNALSKWNIDEFEGSTEFIVELIRCGNLLVDEFDPLQISINLISLSKWNIDDFQGAPQFMGRLVKRELGCKQLTNSNLKKSTTV; this is translated from the coding sequence ATGTTTTCCATCTTTCGAGGTCACACTCATCtctcgaaaaaattatattcaatcTATGGCGGTAGAGTGACGATAACCCTGCCCAATTTACAAAGTtacgttgatttttcaacaaacacTTCTCACGCACAAAAAGGTGGCAGCTCGCGAGattattgtgatttttcaaagcAGATGCTTCATACTCATAGTCataatgatattttaaaaccagtatctttcagttttccaacccaccccgatttttctcaaaaatcgcgTCACAATCACGCAAATATTGAAACGAAATTATTTTCTACTTATCAAAAACACagcgatttttctaaaaagttgtcTTCCACGAGCACAGATGAGATGGATCTGATAAGCACTCTGGTTGAAGAATGGACGAAGCGTTACGATTCTTTGGGCGAACCCAATGCCCATACTGTCTGCAGTATTTTGAGTGCTCTATCAagatttcatgtttttgataagaAATGGAATAAAAGAGATGAGGAAAACTTTAAACTACTAATTGTTAGAACAGTAGTAAAAGCAAATCAATTATTTGACACGAATCGTCAATCCGTTTATACATTAAAACCGTGGCAAATTGCCAATACCTTGAACGCGCTGTCTGGATGGAATGTATTTAGAAAAGATATCTGGAACGTTACCGTTCAAGTGCACGGTAAAGAAGTAACCGCAGTCCAGGTGTTCGAATCTGTCATCGTTAAACTAATCCATCAAGGAAACCGTTTACTAGATCCTAGAAACAAAACAGTCGGTCAGTTCGATTTTAATGCTGTAGCCAACAGCTTGAATGCTCTGTACAAATGGCACAAGAACGAGTTGGAAGGCTCCAGAGAGTTCATTGTTCAATTAATGAAACAAGGTCGTACGGCGTCTGGTGGATTCGCTTCTACGCAGCGTAATATGgaagatgaaaaatacatttgtATGGGAGTCGCGAAAACCTTGAAAGCTATGTCTAACTGGCACAACGAGGAATTACAAGGATCTAGAGAGTTTGTTACTCAAGTACTTGCGAAAGGAACTTCACTCGCTAATAAATGCAATGCTGTGGAAATCGCCCTCAGTCTGAACGCATTATCTAAATGGAACattaatgattttcaagaagCCAGAAGATTCATTGTTCTGCTGATCAAACGAGGAAACGCGATTATCGATCAATTCAACTGCCAAGGCATTTCCAATTGTTTGAACGCTTTGTGTAAATGGAATATCAACGAATTACAAGGCTCCAAAGAGTTCATATCTCAGTTAGTGAAACGCGGAAGTGCTACAGCCAAAGGATTCAATGCTCAAAACATTTCCAATAGTTTGAACGCGGTGTGTAAATGGAACATGGATGAAATACAAGGAATTCGGAAATTTATCGTCGAGTTGGTAGAATGCGGAAATGTATCAGTCAATATGTTTAATTCGCAAGAAGTTTCCAATGCTTTAAACGCGTTTTCTAAGTGGAACATCGATGACTTGGAAGGtgctaaaaaattcatcaatcagCTAATTGAACGAGGACATTCTACGATCGACGGATTCGATTCTCAAGAAATTGCCAACAGCTTGAATGCTCTTTCGAAGTGGAGTATCGAAGAGTTTCAAGGATCCAAAGAGTTTATCACCAGTTTAGTTCAACGAGGCAGCGCAACAATAGGTGGGTTTCATTCTCAAGAGATAGCTAGCAGCTTGAACGCACTATCCAAGTGGACAATAGACGAGTTGCCTGGAACTACAGAATTCATCGTTCAGTTATTAAAACAAGGCAGCTGTATGGCTTTTGAATTCAACTCTCGAGGAATCTCAAATTGTTTGAACGCGTTCTCCAAGTGGAATATCGACGAGTATCCCGGATCTAAAGATTTCATCATTCAGTTACTCAAAAGAGGTATTACAACGAGCGATGAATCTACACCTCTACATATAGCTATCAGTTTGAATGCTCTATCTAAATGGGAAATTAACGAATTACCCGGAGCTAGGAAATTCATAGTCGAGTTGATACAACGAGGAAGCTCGACAGTGGGTAGATTCGATTCTCAGAACATCGCCAACAGTTTGAATGCGTTGTCCAAATGGAATGTAGACGAATTCGAAGGAAGCAAGGAGTTCATTATGCAGCTCGTGAAACGTGGAAATTCaataatcgattcgttcgattCTCAAGCAACCGGGAATTGTTTAAACGCTCTTTCAAAATGGAATACCAACGATTTTGAAGGATGTGAAGAATTCATAGTGAAGTTGATTGAACGTGGAAGTTTTATAATTGGTGGATTTGATCATCAAGCCGTTGCTGCTAGTTTAAACGCATTATCCAAGTTGAAAGTCGATACGTTGAAAGGAGCTAGACAGTTTGTCGATCTATTAGGTGAACGAGGTTGTTCAACAGTTGACCAATTCCAGCCTCAAGAAATCGCCAACAGTCTGAATGCCTTGTCGAAGTGCAATATTAATGAATTCCAAGCAACTagcgaatttatttttcgattaataAAGCGAGGGCATTCAACAGTCGATAACTTCGATTCTCAAAACATCGCTAATAGTCTAAATGCACTGTCTAAATGGCATATCGATGAATTCAAAGGATCGAAAAAGTTCATCGTGGAGCTAATAAGATGCGGAAATTTACTCGTAAACGAATTCACTCCTGTGCAAATTGCAGTCACTCTGAATGCTTTGTCGAAATGGAACATCGTCGGCGATTTCTTCGAAACTAGAGAATTCATTGATCTATTAAGCGAACGAGGTTGTTCAACAGTTGACAAATTTCAACCTCTAGAAATCGCCAACAGCCTGAATGCCTTGTCGAAGTGTGATATTAATGAACTTCGACGAACTGGCGAATTTATTGTTCGATTAATAAAGCGAGGACATTCGACAGTCGACAAGTTCAATTCTATAGACATCACTAATAGTTTGAATGCGCTATCAAAATGGAACATCGACGAATTCGAAGGATCAACAGAGTTCATTGTGGAGCTGATAAGATGTGGAAATTTACTCGTCGACGAATTCGATCCTCTACAAATCTCAATCAATCTGATTAGTCTATCGAAATGGAACATCGACGATTTTCAAGGAGCACCACAGTTCATGGGTCGATTAGTTAAACGAGAACTAGGTTGTAAACAGTTGACGAATTCCAACCTCAAGAAATCGACAACAGTCTGA